The following are from one region of the Thermococcus cleftensis genome:
- the cas8a1 gene encoding type I-B CRISPR-associated protein Cas8b1/Cst1, which translates to MEDIEKAIDFASKLYARKEWSSGYIHAMMLPNSGILMANPSMARKRTPEAIAKNLKALLNEQEDESAPICEICGRRHSRPRPVYRSDFPLVGTGGVPNYFPSAKDGANVCSHCLFLVQFLPLVAYKVGGRVLVMHTYPHELMLELHGEAINDVRKSFLASNARDFKRPENFLFHLLGELTRKTERDDLWGRASITLYHFVNNNQGQDLQIIHVPTPVLRFVAHAARYDRAGWRRIVSMGWRKRPSEEEFEKYERSYANEVYARLLAEESILPYFIDIKNRRANAKWSLLAFYCSEVLGLDKEALEFIKDVGDRIVETLEKLPDNQLSKRVRELERAERLYQFEAFFVNLEKLRQRLGIEKPLMTFDEFATVLTSYGEDLNVSWRTVKHLLLFRVYERLHDRLMKASEEAGEEVEENEEVEIFGMGVEE; encoded by the coding sequence ATGGAAGACATCGAGAAGGCGATAGACTTTGCCTCGAAGCTCTACGCGCGTAAGGAGTGGAGTTCGGGCTACATTCACGCGATGATGCTCCCTAACAGCGGAATCCTCATGGCCAACCCGAGCATGGCCAGGAAGAGAACGCCCGAAGCTATAGCCAAGAACCTGAAGGCCCTCCTCAATGAGCAGGAAGATGAAAGCGCACCGATCTGCGAAATCTGTGGAAGGAGACACTCGCGCCCAAGGCCGGTTTACCGCTCGGACTTTCCCCTCGTTGGAACCGGTGGCGTTCCAAACTACTTCCCCTCGGCGAAGGACGGAGCCAACGTCTGCTCCCACTGCCTTTTCCTCGTTCAGTTCTTGCCCCTCGTAGCCTACAAAGTCGGGGGAAGGGTTCTCGTGATGCACACTTACCCCCACGAGCTTATGCTCGAACTCCACGGCGAGGCCATAAACGACGTCAGGAAGAGCTTCCTCGCCTCGAACGCAAGGGATTTTAAGAGACCGGAGAACTTTCTCTTCCACCTCCTCGGGGAGCTGACGAGGAAGACGGAGCGCGACGATCTCTGGGGCAGAGCCTCGATAACGCTCTACCACTTCGTGAACAACAACCAGGGGCAGGACCTTCAGATAATCCACGTTCCAACGCCCGTGTTGCGCTTTGTTGCCCACGCAGCCCGCTACGACAGGGCAGGCTGGAGAAGAATCGTCTCGATGGGCTGGCGTAAACGGCCGAGCGAGGAGGAGTTTGAAAAGTACGAGCGGAGCTACGCCAACGAGGTTTACGCCAGACTCTTGGCCGAGGAGAGCATCTTGCCCTACTTCATCGACATAAAAAACCGCCGTGCGAACGCGAAATGGTCGCTTTTGGCTTTCTACTGCTCGGAGGTGTTGGGTTTGGATAAGGAGGCTTTGGAGTTTATTAAGGACGTCGGGGATAGGATTGTCGAAACGCTGGAGAAGCTCCCGGACAACCAGCTTTCGAAGCGCGTCAGGGAGCTGGAGAGGGCGGAGAGGCTCTACCAGTTCGAGGCCTTCTTCGTGAACCTCGAAAAGCTCCGCCAGAGGCTCGGGATAGAGAAGCCGCTCATGACGTTCGACGAGTTCGCGACGGTTCTCACCTCCTACGGGGAAGACCTGAACGTCTCGTGGAGGACGGTAAAGCACCTGCTCCTCTTCAGGGTCTATGAGAGGCTCCACGACAGGCTGATGAAGGCCTCGGAGGAGGCCGGGGAAGAGGTTGAGGAGAACGAAGAAGTTGAGATCTTTGGAATGGGGGTGGAAGAATGA
- the cas7i gene encoding type I-B CRISPR-associated protein Cas7/Cst2/DevR produces MRFATGMVLIDAPHSALNMLGIDESLADRNVTRVKTFRRGGKRYPYVSPQAWRYWWRFTLKEHFNWELSPLYREQKQVFTAANPLKYPDDDVFGYMRAFKKGGVNVTVTRVSPLKNTPLISVLPDRSSITVDEGYASRHEGDPVPYSQEFYSTVFKGAFSLDLDSVGRFTIVSKAGFKNLLTWGDVPRDKKGNPKKGTEDVVNEIREMERIAEELGVQRTEKEWLMPPEIRKTRATEAIKALRLLTGGAKQSQYHTDVTPKFVLLLNVDAGINPFISDLVFEEKGEIRFDAEALAKRLKDLKEVIPEGTKLYIGYDAGFVRSLGWDVNEMAKAVKEAGVEVFTGTVGEAVDEFAREIEAYYG; encoded by the coding sequence ATGAGGTTTGCGACCGGAATGGTATTGATCGACGCGCCGCACTCCGCTTTGAACATGCTCGGAATCGACGAGAGCCTCGCCGACAGGAACGTGACGAGGGTTAAGACCTTCAGGAGGGGTGGAAAGCGCTACCCCTACGTCTCACCGCAGGCCTGGCGCTACTGGTGGAGGTTCACGCTGAAGGAGCACTTCAACTGGGAGCTTTCCCCGCTCTATCGCGAGCAGAAGCAGGTCTTTACCGCAGCGAACCCCCTCAAGTACCCCGATGACGACGTCTTCGGCTACATGAGGGCCTTCAAGAAGGGCGGCGTGAACGTGACCGTTACGCGGGTCTCGCCCCTTAAGAACACACCGCTGATTTCTGTACTCCCCGACAGGAGCTCCATAACCGTCGATGAGGGCTACGCCTCAAGGCACGAGGGAGACCCCGTTCCCTACAGCCAGGAGTTCTACTCGACGGTTTTCAAGGGTGCGTTCTCCCTTGACCTCGACTCAGTCGGCAGGTTCACGATAGTCAGCAAGGCAGGCTTCAAGAACCTGCTCACCTGGGGCGACGTTCCAAGGGACAAGAAGGGCAACCCGAAGAAGGGCACAGAGGACGTCGTTAATGAAATCAGGGAAATGGAGCGCATAGCGGAGGAACTCGGCGTTCAGAGAACCGAAAAAGAGTGGCTCATGCCCCCCGAGATCAGGAAGACGCGCGCCACCGAGGCCATCAAAGCCCTCCGCCTCCTGACCGGCGGGGCCAAGCAGAGCCAGTACCACACCGACGTGACCCCGAAGTTCGTCCTGCTCCTCAACGTAGATGCCGGCATAAACCCCTTCATAAGCGACCTCGTCTTCGAGGAGAAGGGTGAGATCCGCTTCGACGCCGAGGCCCTTGCAAAGAGGCTCAAGGACCTCAAGGAGGTAATACCCGAGGGCACAAAGCTCTACATCGGCTACGATGCCGGCTTCGTCCGCTCCCTTGGCTGGGACGTCAATGAAATGGCCAAGGCGGTGAAAGAAGCAGGCGTCGAGGTCTTCACGGGTACCGTTGGTGAAGCGGTAGACGAGTTCGCCAGGGAAATCGAGGCCTACTACGGGTGA
- the cas5b gene encoding type I-B CRISPR-associated protein Cas5b, with product MIRVKLRAWTASFRYPTFQSGYQPTLPVPPPSTIQGILSAAKGEPVYLTELPYVGYVFRSEGKGLDLEKIYALGKVETDIMRREFLYNAELYLYLPDEWEEHFRRPRYQLLLGRSSDVATVEEIKEVELEETEAPVGGTVLPLELGVPGVVHALVVEYDYSVTPRKARLVRPFVVLPFPKGKASKLKLPYDEELGVGVYLHRWHE from the coding sequence ATGATAAGGGTCAAGCTGAGGGCGTGGACTGCCTCGTTCCGCTATCCCACCTTCCAGTCAGGCTACCAGCCGACGCTGCCCGTTCCACCGCCCTCAACGATTCAGGGAATCCTCTCGGCGGCGAAGGGCGAGCCTGTCTATCTAACCGAGCTTCCATACGTCGGCTACGTCTTCAGGAGCGAAGGTAAAGGGCTTGACCTCGAAAAGATCTACGCCCTTGGAAAGGTCGAGACGGACATAATGAGGCGCGAGTTCCTCTACAACGCCGAGCTTTACCTTTATCTCCCCGATGAATGGGAAGAGCACTTCAGGAGGCCCAGATACCAGCTCCTCCTTGGACGTTCGAGCGACGTGGCGACGGTTGAGGAGATAAAGGAGGTCGAGCTTGAGGAGACCGAAGCTCCCGTCGGCGGGACGGTCCTTCCCCTGGAGCTTGGAGTCCCCGGCGTCGTTCACGCCCTCGTCGTCGAGTACGACTACTCCGTAACGCCGAGGAAGGCGAGACTCGTCAGGCCCTTCGTCGTCCTGCCGTTTCCAAAGGGCAAAGCGTCGAAACTGAAGCTCCCCTACGATGAGGAACTCGGTGTCGGAGTCTACCTCCACAGGTGGCACGAATGA